One stretch of Thermoproteota archaeon DNA includes these proteins:
- a CDS encoding mannose-1-phosphate guanylyltransferase/mannose-6-phosphate isomerase — translation MKIAMILAGGFGTRLWPLSRKEYPKQFAKVLGDLSTYQQALKRATIVADDVMVITSEMYKYQVIGQAREMDIDLDEEKVILEPDRKDTAPAIYYGLIRAMDLFDSPINVTVFPSDHMILNESELFKALSSSLKSADHGRISLISVPPSKPEPGFGYIKAGREIYEGVYEVEEFVEKPGVERAREMLEEGNWYWSTMIMSFKAHVMVKAIEENLPGVSEPFKRFDDPREAYRNVQKVDVSSGVLAKVPHLLSIVPTKNLGWSDLGNFDSIYELLDKDDRGNAISGRVKHAKSDGNLVLSKRLVALVGVRDMIVVDDEDAILVMPKGRGQELRGLVETMLRENVPEVLRHRVTYEPWGTKTTLLRGESYEVSRLRIYPGKGFGPRKHYHRSIYWQVLTGTARVTVNGEERIITRGKGAEVPVGYSYTLENPGKIPLDMIEIATGEYLGSDDVDESGF, via the coding sequence ATGAAGATAGCCATGATCTTGGCTGGTGGTTTCGGAACTAGACTCTGGCCGCTCAGCCGTAAAGAATATCCAAAACAGTTTGCTAAAGTCCTAGGCGATCTTTCCACCTATCAGCAGGCCCTCAAGCGGGCCACCATCGTGGCCGATGATGTGATGGTCATCACATCGGAGATGTACAAGTATCAAGTGATAGGTCAGGCTAGGGAGATGGACATAGATCTGGACGAGGAGAAGGTCATTTTAGAGCCTGATAGAAAGGATACTGCGCCCGCTATCTACTACGGACTCATAAGGGCCATGGACCTGTTCGACTCCCCCATCAATGTGACTGTCTTCCCGTCAGATCACATGATCCTGAATGAATCGGAGTTGTTCAAGGCACTCTCCTCCTCCCTCAAGTCCGCGGATCATGGGAGAATATCCCTCATCTCCGTTCCCCCATCGAAGCCCGAACCCGGATTCGGTTACATAAAAGCTGGGAGGGAAATCTATGAGGGAGTTTACGAGGTAGAGGAGTTCGTCGAGAAGCCGGGGGTTGAGCGGGCGAGGGAGATGCTGGAGGAGGGAAACTGGTACTGGAGCACCATGATCATGTCGTTCAAAGCCCATGTAATGGTGAAGGCCATTGAAGAGAATCTGCCTGGGGTTTCGGAGCCCTTCAAAAGATTTGATGATCCAAGGGAAGCGTACAGGAACGTTCAGAAGGTAGATGTGAGCTCAGGCGTGCTAGCCAAGGTGCCGCACCTGCTATCCATCGTTCCCACGAAGAATTTAGGATGGAGCGACCTAGGGAATTTCGACTCGATATACGAACTTCTGGATAAGGATGACAGGGGAAACGCCATAAGCGGACGTGTGAAGCATGCTAAGTCCGATGGAAACTTGGTACTGTCGAAGAGATTGGTTGCCTTGGTCGGTGTCCGGGACATGATTGTGGTGGATGACGAGGACGCCATTCTGGTAATGCCCAAGGGAAGAGGACAGGAACTCAGGGGACTCGTCGAAACCATGCTCAGGGAGAATGTGCCTGAGGTGCTGAGGCACAGAGTGACTTACGAGCCATGGGGAACTAAGACTACCCTCCTCAGGGGGGAGAGTTATGAGGTGAGCAGGCTGAGGATATATCCGGGGAAGGGGTTCGGGCCTAGGAAGCATTACCACAGGAGCATCTACTGGCAGGTGCTCACCGGAACTGCTAGAGTCACGGTCAACGGGGAGGAGAGGATAATAACTAGGGGAAAGGGAGCAGAGGTACCCGTGGGATACTCGTACACGCTGGAGAATCCCGGGAAGATCCCCCTAGACATGATAGAGATCGCCACAGGAGAGTACTTAGGGAGCGACGATGTGGACGAATCAGGTTTTTAA